In Xenopus tropicalis strain Nigerian chromosome 5, UCB_Xtro_10.0, whole genome shotgun sequence, one genomic interval encodes:
- the ankrd6 gene encoding ankyrin repeat domain-containing protein 6 (The RefSeq protein has 1 substitution compared to this genomic sequence), with translation MSQQDVAAVLSERLLVAAYKGQADNVVQLINKGAKVAVTKHGRTALHLAANKGHVNVVHILVKAGCDLDIQDDGNQTALHRAAVVGNSEVLALLIQEGCALDRQDKDGNTALHEASWHGFSQSVKLLVKAGANVLAKNKAGNTPLHLACQNGHSQSCRILLLAGSRADLKNNVGDTCLHVAARYNHLSVIRILLSAFCSVNEKNQAGDTPLHVAAALNHRKVIKVLLEAGADATLLNNAGQIALDTARHHNNSDVALLLTKAPQVLRFSRGRSLRKKREKLKEERRAQSVPREELGESKASISAADDTHSSDHAAFKQGDGKEEHQTSAAGSKQRKSRKPKAKEKISALSDPTSPADQQLLCGAQQSSHNHKRRNKHRGPSPPFPPHEARAYQLYTLYRGKDGKVMQAPINGCRCEPLLSKLENQLEATKEEIKAEIATVQGQMNAKLGQMDNKTQHQLRVLDKLMLERMSAEKAECVCRLQHHADVQKNEAEKRQVSVVNELKTWCILKIQNLEMRFSGDARSVKAKSIPSTCESTDQPISESPSSTKECNSTESSTLPQSFALHSCVTFQSSLPDEPGRTDAFHSEESNRKQQLPPQQELNLCPATDQIPAAPLAVRPKEKGSAHPALKTQQGQNSCDHLGSRTRQVKLPSISKPSAEPNKTEKQCINLMDRGTQTRKCAKVIHGRQKGQMPEPPSQPQHSLPQARDTSQALEITQYFFEAVSTQMEKWYERKIEEAKSQANVKAEEDKAALQQHIESLEEELRKLRTKLQKES, from the exons CATGGACGAACTGCATTGCACCTTGCAGCCAACAAAGGGCATGTTAACGTTGTCCATATCCTAGTGAAAGCTGGCTGTGATCTGGATATTCAGGATGAC GGGAACCAGACAGCCTTACACCGAGCAGCAGTTGTAGGAAACAGTGAGGTCCTTGCACTATTGATACAAGAAGGTTGTGCTTTGGACAGACAAGATAAG GATGGTAACACTGCACTGCACGAAGCATCTTGGCATGGATTCAGCCAGTCTGTCAAACTGCTCGTTAAAGCTGGTGCTAATGTGCTTGCCAAAAACAAG GCAGGTAATACACCTCTGCACCTGGCTTGTCAGAATGGCCATTCTCAAAGCTGCCGGATTTTATTGCTTGCGGGATCTCGGGCAGACCTGAAAAACAAT GTGGGAGATACCTGTTTACATGTTGCAGCACGCTACAATCACCTTTCTGTCATCAGAATACTTCTCAGTGCTTTCTGCTCAGTCAATGAAAAAAATCAG GCTGGTGATACTCCACTCCATGTCGCTGCTGCACTAAACCATAGAAAAGTTATCAAAGTTCTTCTTGAAGCTGGAGCTGATGCAACTCTCCTTAACAAT GCTGGTCAGATAGCTTTGGATACAGCAAGACACCACAATAACTCAGATGTGGCTCTTCTACTCACAAAAGCACCACAG gtTTTGCGCTTTAGCCGTGGGAGAAGCTTACGGAAGAAGAGAGAGAAGCTGAAAGAAGAAAGAAGGGCTCAGTCAGTACCAAGAGAAGAACTTGGAGAAAGTAAG GCCagtatttcagcagctgatgATACTCACAGTAGTGATCATGCAGCTTTCAAGCAAGGTGATGGCAAGGAAGAGCATCAAACTTCTGCAGCAGGTTCCAAGCAACGGAAAAGCAGAAAGCCTAAGGCAAAGGAAAAG ATTTCTGCTCTCTCAGACCCCACATCACCAGCAGATCAGCAACTATTATGTGGTGCCCAGCAGTCCTCCCATAATCATAAGCGAAGGAACAAACATAGAGGTCCCTCTCCTCCATTCCCTCCCCATGAAGCCAGAGCATACCAACTGTATACCTTGTACAGGGGCAAAGATGGCAAAGTAATGCAG GCCCCTATCAATGGGTGTCGGTGTGAGCCACTATTGAGTAAACTAGAAAATCAGTTGGAAGCCACCAAAGAAGAGATAAAAGCAGAGATTGCTACTGTGCAGGGCCAAATGAATGCAAAATTGGGACAAATGGACAACAAAACCCAGCACCAG CTGCGGGTACTAGACAAGCTTATGTTGGAGAGGATGTCTGCAGAAAAAGCAGAATGTGTCTGTCGCCTACAACATCATGCAGATGTACAGAAGAATGAAGCGGAGAAGCGGCAG GTATCTGTTGTAAATGAACTCAAAACGTGGTGCATACTAAAAATTCAGAATCTGGAGATGAGGTTTTCTGGCGATGCCAGGTCAGTGAAGGCTAAATCCATTCCTTCTACTTGTGAATCCACTGATCAACCCATTTCAGAGAGTCCCAGCAGCACCAAGGAATGTAACAGTACAGAATCCTCAACTCTTCCACAGTCTTTTGCACTGCATTCCTGTGTCACCTTTCAGACCAGCTTGCCTGATGAGCCAGGAAGGACTGACGCATTCCATTCAGAAGAAAGTAACAGAAAGCAGCAGTTGCCACCTCAGCAAGAGCTGAATCTTTGTCCAG CCACAGACCAGATTCCAGCTGCCCCTCTAGCAGTGAGGCCTAAGGAAAAAGGAAGTGCCCACCCTGCCTTAAAAACACAGCAGGGACAGAATTCATGTGATCATCTTGGTTCCAGAACTCGACAAGTGAAACTTCCATCCATTTCGAAACCCTCAGCAGAACCTAATAAAACTGAAAAGCAGTGTATCAATCTCATGGACCGAGGGACTCAGACAAGAAAGTGTGCAAAAGTTATTCATGGGAGGCAAAAAGGACAAATGCCTGAGCCGCCAAGTCAACCGCAGCATTCTCTCCCACAGGCAAGGGACACATCACAAGCCTTGGAAATCACTCAATATTTCTTTGAGGCAGTTTCTACTCAAATGGAAAAATGGTATGAGAGGAAGATAGAAGAAGCCAAATCTCAAGCAAATGTAAAAGCAGAGGAGGATAAAGCTGCCTTGCAGCAGCATATTGAGAGTTTAGAGGAAGAACTAAGAAAACTGAGGACTAAACTTCAGAAAGAGAGCTAG